In the genome of Leptospira noumeaensis, one region contains:
- the gap gene encoding type I glyceraldehyde-3-phosphate dehydrogenase — MVKIAINGFGRIGRLVLRSGIKDPNLEFVAINDLVTPDNLSYLFKYDSTHGRFDGEVSHTDNEIIIDGKKVKTFSERDPEKLPWKELGVDFVIESTGLFTDRVGAEKHIKAGAKKVVISAPAKDKDIPTFVMGVNHEKYDSAKDNVVSNASCTTNCLAPITKVVLDNFGIVEGLMTTIHAMTATQPTVDGPSKKDFRGGRGAAQNIIPASTGAAKAVGLCIPEVNGKLTGMSFRVPTPDVSVVDLTVRTEKPTSLAEIKKKMKEASEGSMKGILGYTEDMVVSNDFLGDIRSSIFDADACIELSSTFFKLVSWYDNEMGYSNRVLDLVRYMAKKG; from the coding sequence ATGGTAAAAATCGCAATCAATGGTTTTGGTCGCATTGGACGACTTGTACTTCGTTCCGGAATCAAAGATCCCAATTTAGAATTCGTTGCCATCAACGACCTCGTGACCCCAGACAACCTTTCTTATCTTTTCAAATATGACTCCACTCACGGTCGATTCGACGGTGAAGTTTCTCACACAGACAACGAAATCATTATCGATGGCAAAAAAGTTAAAACTTTCTCAGAAAGAGACCCAGAAAAACTCCCGTGGAAAGAACTCGGAGTGGACTTTGTAATTGAATCTACTGGTCTTTTTACTGACCGAGTGGGTGCTGAAAAACACATCAAAGCTGGCGCGAAAAAAGTCGTGATCTCAGCCCCTGCAAAAGACAAAGACATCCCTACTTTTGTTATGGGTGTGAACCATGAAAAATATGATTCTGCAAAAGACAATGTTGTCTCTAACGCATCTTGTACAACGAACTGCCTTGCTCCGATTACAAAAGTGGTTCTTGACAACTTTGGAATCGTAGAAGGACTCATGACTACCATCCACGCGATGACAGCAACCCAACCAACAGTAGACGGGCCTTCTAAAAAAGACTTCCGTGGTGGACGCGGTGCAGCGCAAAACATCATCCCTGCATCCACAGGAGCAGCAAAAGCAGTAGGACTTTGTATCCCAGAAGTAAACGGAAAACTCACAGGTATGAGTTTCCGAGTTCCCACTCCAGACGTGTCTGTTGTGGATTTAACCGTTCGCACAGAAAAACCAACATCACTTGCAGAAATCAAAAAGAAAATGAAAGAAGCCAGTGAAGGTTCCATGAAAGGAATCCTTGGTTATACAGAAGATATGGTGGTTTCTAACGACTTTCTTGGGGACATTCGTTCTTCTATCTTTGATGCAGATGCTTGTATTGAACTTAGCTCCACTTTTTTCAAACTCGTATCTTGGTATGACAATGAAATGGGATACTCTAACCGAGTGTTAGACCTCGTACGTTACATGGCAAAAAAAGGCTAA
- a CDS encoding phosphoglycerate kinase, whose product MKLPLLEEQNLKGKRVFVRVDFNVPVENGKATDKTRIEKTLPTLELLISKGAKIILGSHLGRPKGGPEPKYSMKPVFDVLSTLVKTKVSFSEAVVGAPVVKLSNELGEGEILLLENLRFHKEEEENAPAFCKELAKLADVYVNDAFGTAHRAHASTEGVAHLLPAFAGLLMRKEIEVLSGLLARPERPFVAIVGGSKVSSKFAILKNLLEKVDHLLIGGGMAYTFLKSRAVPVGKSLVEPDFESQAFQLIDRAGIQGVDLQIPVDHIIADAFDPNAKTKSVDKMGIIDGWMGMDIGPKTVDNYIKAIKEAKTILWNGPMGVFEMDKFSKGTIEIAKAISKSKAKTVVGGGDSIAAVNKAGVADKITHISTGGGASLEFLEGRTLPGVQCLIPKEEN is encoded by the coding sequence ATGAAATTACCTCTTCTAGAAGAACAAAATCTAAAAGGAAAAAGAGTTTTTGTCCGTGTGGACTTCAATGTCCCTGTAGAAAACGGAAAAGCAACAGACAAAACTCGGATCGAAAAAACCCTTCCCACTTTGGAATTACTCATTTCCAAAGGGGCAAAGATCATTTTGGGAAGTCACTTAGGTCGCCCCAAAGGCGGGCCTGAGCCAAAATATTCCATGAAACCCGTGTTTGATGTACTTTCCACACTTGTAAAAACCAAAGTCAGTTTCTCGGAAGCTGTCGTTGGAGCGCCAGTAGTGAAGTTATCAAATGAACTGGGGGAAGGTGAAATTTTACTTTTAGAAAACCTTCGTTTCCATAAGGAAGAAGAGGAAAATGCACCTGCCTTCTGTAAGGAATTGGCAAAACTTGCTGATGTTTATGTGAACGATGCTTTCGGAACTGCACATAGAGCCCATGCCTCGACAGAAGGTGTGGCTCACCTTCTCCCTGCTTTTGCAGGACTTCTGATGCGCAAAGAAATCGAAGTTTTAAGTGGACTCCTTGCAAGACCAGAACGCCCTTTTGTGGCGATTGTGGGTGGATCCAAGGTAAGTTCCAAATTTGCTATTTTAAAGAACCTACTGGAAAAAGTAGATCATCTACTCATCGGTGGGGGGATGGCTTATACCTTCCTCAAATCGAGAGCGGTTCCCGTGGGTAAATCCCTTGTGGAACCAGACTTTGAATCCCAAGCCTTCCAACTCATTGACCGAGCGGGAATCCAAGGAGTGGACCTTCAAATTCCAGTGGATCATATCATTGCGGATGCCTTTGATCCCAATGCCAAAACCAAGTCTGTTGATAAAATGGGAATCATTGACGGTTGGATGGGAATGGACATTGGCCCAAAAACCGTAGATAATTACATCAAAGCAATCAAAGAAGCCAAAACCATCCTTTGGAATGGACCGATGGGAGTTTTTGAAATGGACAAGTTCTCGAAGGGAACCATTGAGATTGCAAAAGCCATTAGTAAATCCAAGGCCAAAACGGTTGTGGGTGGTGGTGATTCGATTGCTGCTGTGAACAAAGCGGGTGTTGCAGACAAAATTACGCATATTTCCACTGGTGGCGGTGCTTCTTTAGAATTTTTAGAAGGACGAACTCTACCTGGTGTACAATGTTTAATCCCTAAGGAAGAAAATTAA
- the tpiA gene encoding triose-phosphate isomerase: MRKKIIAGNWKMNLTLAEASSITKGLVSTSDTSAFEVMVFPSALHLETVSSLAKGSKLIVGAQNAYQSGLTAMTGEISPAQLAELGITTVLVGHSERRQFLGETSEFDNQKILYFLKAGLRVVYCVGETWAEREKGNTFTVLEDQIKKGLKDITSDLFKNLVIAYEPVWAIGTGKVATPVEAEEAHAFIRKEIGNLFVGAGVIAENIQILYGGSVKPDNIKELLAKPNIDGGLVGGASQKLDSFLGLLK; the protein is encoded by the coding sequence ATGAGAAAGAAGATCATCGCCGGAAATTGGAAAATGAATTTAACTTTGGCAGAAGCAAGTTCCATCACAAAAGGACTAGTTTCTACAAGTGACACATCGGCTTTTGAAGTGATGGTCTTCCCCAGTGCTCTTCATTTAGAAACAGTTTCTTCCCTTGCCAAAGGATCAAAACTCATCGTCGGGGCACAAAATGCTTACCAGTCCGGACTCACAGCAATGACTGGAGAAATTTCTCCCGCGCAATTAGCGGAACTTGGCATTACTACAGTTCTTGTGGGTCACTCAGAGAGGCGCCAATTTCTCGGAGAAACTTCCGAATTTGATAACCAAAAGATTTTATACTTTTTGAAAGCCGGTCTCCGCGTTGTTTACTGCGTGGGTGAAACCTGGGCAGAACGAGAAAAAGGAAACACCTTTACTGTGTTAGAAGACCAAATCAAAAAAGGTCTAAAAGACATTACAAGTGACCTTTTTAAAAACCTCGTCATTGCTTATGAACCTGTTTGGGCGATCGGAACTGGAAAGGTGGCAACACCTGTGGAAGCGGAAGAGGCACATGCCTTTATCCGTAAAGAAATAGGAAATTTATTTGTTGGTGCTGGTGTGATTGCGGAAAATATTCAAATTCTTTATGGTGGATCGGTAAAACCGGACAATATCAAAGAATTACTCGCCAAACCAAATATAGACGGTGGCCTCGTGGGAGGAGCCAGTCAAAAATTAGATTCATTTTTAGGACTTTTAAAATAA
- the secG gene encoding preprotein translocase subunit SecG, whose amino-acid sequence MGFFAGTILTLFILLSLFLILLVMIQTGKGGSAGMLGGSTASQSVFGASTADVMTKTTRVAAILFIVLSLALSFVFAKKDEVLVPDLEPSLETPVETDGSTPEVPAPTTP is encoded by the coding sequence ATGGGATTTTTTGCAGGAACCATCCTCACACTTTTTATTCTACTCTCACTCTTTCTCATCCTTCTTGTCATGATCCAAACTGGAAAAGGCGGAAGTGCAGGAATGTTAGGTGGATCCACCGCGAGCCAATCGGTTTTTGGGGCATCCACAGCTGACGTAATGACAAAAACAACAAGAGTGGCAGCGATTCTTTTTATCGTTCTATCACTGGCTTTATCCTTTGTTTTTGCAAAAAAAGACGAAGTATTGGTTCCTGATTTAGAACCAAGTTTAGAGACTCCGGTAGAAACTGATGGAAGCACTCCCGAAGTACCGGCTCCTACTACTCCTTAA
- a CDS encoding LIC_12096 family protein: MEALPKYRLLLLLNLFFFSASLLAETAISEKENRLDKEILSLYRDIAKARELLSYENLTSLPTNTTISFIGTYPNRTGIRIRKYKVDPDPQNKNRIKHSEEKSILLEFNGSVLSKVEVLVVTEDTEIEQKTKTKISDSSPLDESLNDMIISFSGLEGSDSFPLSSLRNDDIKQERNDFKKDFYIKFLLDFHSQLASITALQKTGGNKNQKSMFKQLNQSLGY; the protein is encoded by the coding sequence ATGGAAGCACTCCCGAAGTACCGGCTCCTACTACTCCTTAATTTATTCTTCTTTAGTGCCAGTCTTTTAGCTGAGACTGCCATTTCCGAAAAAGAAAATAGATTAGATAAGGAAATCCTTAGCCTTTACCGAGATATCGCTAAAGCTAGGGAACTTCTGTCCTACGAAAACCTAACTTCCCTTCCAACAAATACAACCATCAGTTTTATTGGAACTTATCCGAATAGAACTGGAATTCGGATTCGGAAATACAAGGTAGATCCAGACCCACAAAATAAAAATCGAATCAAACATTCGGAAGAAAAATCGATTCTCTTAGAATTTAATGGTTCGGTTCTCTCCAAGGTAGAAGTTTTGGTGGTCACAGAAGATACAGAAATCGAACAAAAAACAAAAACTAAAATTTCGGACTCCTCTCCTTTGGATGAATCTTTAAATGATATGATAATTAGTTTCTCTGGGCTTGAGGGCAGTGATAGTTTTCCACTATCTTCTTTACGTAATGATGATATCAAACAGGAACGAAACGATTTTAAAAAAGATTTTTATATCAAATTTCTTTTAGACTTTCACAGCCAATTGGCATCCATTACCGCCTTACAGAAAACTGGTGGAAACAAAAATCAAAAGTCCATGTTCAAACAACTGAACCAGTCTTTGGGATATTAA
- a CDS encoding LIC_12097 family sensor histidine kinase, whose product MNSPSGSNGNDSASVEKVAEKARELEAIYDVVQDPLVLIDSDFNIQRANLATILFAKNNKYDELLDRKCYEVLYQRTDICPYCPKINVKTKEKNQTYSTPITREIFFRSEDKKQTLLLEFYPYPKQEDLFWMVEKISDVTKQREKEEESFRMRNLASLGILISGIAHELNNPLTGISLTLQNLKANWQNQPPEQIEKRLDMIRNDISRAAIIVSDIISFAKTDKVKVTLGDIVETINRAKDTVIRLYPHLSKNIVWRISCDHDYQFPFHPGKMERLFMNLFRNSLQAFDYRPGEISIEIRKTKNWLHIIVEDNAGGIPDAIIQKIFDPFFTSNKSGTGTGLGLSICHSIVKEHDGNISVKSSEQKTRFTISFPLTNDITEQNP is encoded by the coding sequence ATGAACTCCCCAAGTGGTAGTAATGGAAACGACTCTGCCTCAGTAGAAAAGGTAGCGGAAAAAGCCCGCGAACTTGAGGCCATTTACGATGTGGTGCAAGACCCGCTGGTTCTCATTGATTCCGATTTTAATATCCAAAGAGCCAATCTTGCGACCATCTTATTTGCCAAAAACAATAAATACGATGAACTCCTTGATCGTAAATGTTATGAAGTTTTATACCAACGAACAGACATTTGTCCCTACTGCCCCAAAATCAATGTAAAAACAAAAGAAAAAAACCAAACTTATTCTACTCCTATCACAAGAGAGATTTTTTTCCGATCCGAAGATAAAAAACAAACCTTACTTTTGGAATTTTATCCTTACCCAAAACAAGAAGACCTTTTTTGGATGGTGGAAAAAATTTCAGATGTTACCAAACAAAGAGAAAAAGAAGAAGAATCCTTTCGAATGCGTAACCTTGCTTCTCTTGGGATTTTAATTTCCGGGATTGCACACGAGTTAAATAACCCACTGACAGGAATTAGTCTAACTCTCCAAAACCTAAAAGCAAATTGGCAGAACCAACCTCCTGAACAAATTGAAAAACGATTGGATATGATAAGAAATGATATCTCTCGGGCAGCAATCATTGTTTCGGATATTATTTCTTTTGCAAAAACCGATAAAGTCAAAGTAACGCTGGGTGACATTGTAGAAACAATCAACCGTGCAAAAGATACGGTCATTCGCCTCTACCCTCACTTAAGTAAAAACATTGTTTGGCGAATCTCTTGCGACCATGACTATCAGTTTCCGTTTCATCCAGGAAAGATGGAACGTTTGTTTATGAATTTATTCAGAAACTCACTCCAAGCCTTTGATTATAGACCTGGGGAAATTTCTATTGAAATCAGGAAAACCAAAAACTGGCTTCATATCATTGTGGAAGACAATGCAGGTGGAATTCCTGATGCCATCATTCAAAAAATATTTGATCCATTTTTTACAAGTAACAAATCAGGAACGGGAACTGGTCTTGGACTTTCTATCTGCCACTCCATTGTCAAAGAACATGATGGTAATATTTCAGTGAAATCCAGTGAACAAAAAACAAGGTTTACGATTTCCTTCCCCTTGACCAATGATATCACGGAGCAAAATCCATGA
- a CDS encoding response regulator transcription factor translates to MKQSILIVEDIHSIREAIMDLLSTKFNVFGAEHFEEAVWYLTNEKIDLTITDIRLPGKSGIDLVKLIQKEFPHILYALMTAYNINEYIKYAKDLHIWNIIPKYSFLDIHLIEVMVEKLLSNDIFGIEKYFTGDFKVYNQNISSEFEEAPNNGIIYKQIKSDQDRSILCGKISKNLIQLGAPKAIQQVLEELTSNAMIRAPRTHEGEYKYQFEIPSHDMVVPLDNIQLMPDDYFLIGYGATESTIFIVVRDQFGSLRKEEILHRLDRHISIDDTTGFPKGLEDSHGRGLYICREISDQLIFNIEPGVCTETIAMINREGRTGFKSLSIYEVDPKKTNP, encoded by the coding sequence ATGAAGCAGTCGATTCTAATCGTTGAAGACATTCATTCCATTCGCGAAGCGATTATGGATTTACTCAGCACAAAGTTTAATGTTTTTGGGGCTGAACATTTTGAAGAAGCAGTTTGGTATCTAACGAATGAAAAAATAGATTTAACCATCACTGACATTCGCCTTCCTGGAAAATCAGGAATTGATTTAGTCAAACTCATACAAAAAGAATTTCCTCATATATTGTATGCACTCATGACTGCTTACAATATCAACGAATACATTAAATATGCAAAAGATCTCCATATTTGGAATATCATTCCGAAATACAGTTTTTTAGACATTCACCTCATCGAAGTGATGGTAGAAAAGTTACTTTCCAATGACATCTTTGGAATTGAAAAATATTTCACCGGTGATTTTAAGGTTTATAACCAAAACATAAGTAGCGAATTTGAAGAAGCACCAAATAACGGGATCATTTACAAACAAATTAAATCTGACCAAGACCGTTCGATTTTGTGTGGAAAAATTTCTAAAAACTTAATCCAACTTGGGGCACCAAAAGCAATCCAACAAGTGTTAGAAGAACTCACTTCCAACGCTATGATCCGAGCCCCTCGTACCCATGAAGGGGAATACAAATACCAATTCGAAATTCCTAGTCACGATATGGTTGTCCCACTCGACAATATCCAACTTATGCCTGATGATTATTTTTTAATTGGATATGGAGCCACAGAGAGCACCATATTCATCGTTGTGCGAGATCAGTTTGGCTCACTAAGGAAAGAAGAAATTTTACATAGACTCGATCGTCATATAAGCATTGATGATACAACTGGGTTTCCCAAAGGTTTGGAAGACAGTCATGGTCGAGGTCTTTATATTTGCCGCGAAATTTCTGACCAACTCATCTTTAACATTGAACCAGGAGTTTGTACAGAAACCATAGCGATGATCAACCGAGAAGGAAGGACTGGATTTAAATCTCTTTCCATCTATGAAGTAGATCCCAAAAAAACAAATCCTTAA
- a CDS encoding nicotinamide-nucleotide amidohydrolase family protein, translating into MEAPYIVIIATGSEITAGRSLDTNSGWMANQLFELGWKVKKIIALPDDPDLILSELQILKKLSESRPVLALMTGGLGPTEDDYTLETVLKLSGKKSYSVEKAKIRLQRIYESRGKQYSDILPTVIRQTHVPEDCKTLDNSVGIAVGFMESIGVDSYLVCMPGVPSEMKEMFTRRLTPELKRIYPRENLVQKTKWLWNIGESLYQKDFVETHREELFEGVEWGVTANRGYIKCIFQSTDSNKLETVVAALESQYPKIISDDVFTFVHEELISKKLTIAVGESCTGGLLGKKLTDPPGSSSYFIGGFLTYSNDLKQSLLGVSKDTLDQFGAVSKETAIAMAKGISEKTKADYSISITGIAGPDGGSDEKPVGTVWIGIKSSDGSIESHSYLFPGNRESIRENASNTALFLIYQSLKQRKV; encoded by the coding sequence ATGGAAGCACCTTACATTGTCATTATAGCAACTGGTTCTGAGATTACCGCAGGACGAAGTTTGGATACTAACTCTGGTTGGATGGCAAATCAATTGTTTGAATTGGGTTGGAAGGTTAAAAAAATTATCGCATTACCTGATGATCCAGACCTTATTTTATCCGAACTCCAAATCCTAAAGAAACTTTCTGAATCAAGGCCAGTGCTTGCCCTTATGACAGGTGGCCTTGGTCCCACGGAAGATGATTATACCTTGGAAACGGTTTTAAAACTCAGTGGAAAAAAATCATACTCTGTGGAAAAGGCAAAGATTCGTTTACAGAGAATTTATGAATCACGTGGAAAACAATACAGCGATATTTTGCCTACAGTCATTCGCCAAACACATGTTCCGGAAGATTGTAAAACTTTGGACAATAGTGTAGGCATAGCAGTTGGATTTATGGAATCCATTGGGGTGGATTCCTATTTGGTTTGTATGCCAGGTGTTCCTTCCGAAATGAAGGAAATGTTCACAAGAAGACTCACTCCCGAACTCAAAAGAATTTACCCCAGAGAAAACTTGGTCCAAAAAACAAAATGGTTGTGGAATATTGGTGAATCCCTTTACCAAAAGGATTTTGTAGAAACCCATAGAGAGGAACTTTTTGAAGGTGTTGAATGGGGGGTTACAGCAAACAGGGGTTATATTAAGTGTATTTTTCAATCTACCGATTCAAATAAATTAGAAACCGTTGTTGCCGCTCTAGAATCGCAATACCCAAAAATTATTTCAGATGATGTATTTACCTTTGTCCATGAAGAGTTAATTTCTAAAAAGTTAACCATTGCCGTAGGAGAAAGTTGTACTGGTGGCCTTCTTGGAAAAAAACTAACAGACCCTCCCGGATCCAGTTCCTATTTTATAGGTGGGTTTTTAACCTATTCAAATGATTTAAAACAATCTTTACTTGGTGTTTCTAAAGATACCTTAGACCAGTTTGGTGCTGTCAGTAAAGAAACGGCAATTGCTATGGCAAAAGGAATATCTGAAAAAACAAAAGCAGACTATTCTATATCCATTACTGGGATTGCGGGTCCAGATGGCGGATCAGATGAGAAACCTGTAGGAACTGTTTGGATTGGAATCAAAAGTTCCGATGGTTCCATAGAAAGTCATTCCTATCTTTTTCCTGGAAACAGAGAAAGTATTCGGGAAAATGCAAGTAATACAGCTTTATTTTTAATATACCAATCTTTAAAACAAAGGAAGGTTTAA
- the argS gene encoding arginine--tRNA ligase, whose product MNVNQLLKQQVLLELEKAINIYLEKNNLTSIKESLKIRIEYSRDEKFGDYSSPFALENKNILNKNPKEIAEGVLAEIQNHTFFEFVTFSPPGFINFRIQTEFLNHYVASVMFPNVSFAETQKKEKILLEFVSANPTGPMNIVSARSAAYGDALANLLSSLGHTVKREFYVNDYGNQVYLLGVAVLLRIFESKGETISFQEEESDIPVIELIKKRILPKESYRGEYIKEIVIQCLEDESRTKFIFDSVSSEKWDEVIDFLSKYAVEYNLSRQKEDLALFGVNFDLFFSERSLHESGDVEKVPTILKKEDVTTIDGKLHFLSTLYGDDKDRVIRREDGRPTYLMADIAYHYNKFTRGFDTLIDIWGPDHYGYIARLKGAVKSFGKSDDSFRVLIAQQVNLIENKEKVKMSKRLGIFQTMRDLLSYLGKQGKDVGRYFFLMRSSDAPLDFDLDLAKDESDKNPVFYIQYAHARICSIFRELQVPMDLNLLKEGVSVEFLKQEERTRLLFWVARLQEEVYDTATSFEPHRLTNYLQSLSKSFTKFYSQKDNRIKDKSGNERDTLLALVLYTKYALESGLKLLGISAPEKMSKEET is encoded by the coding sequence ATGAATGTGAATCAATTATTAAAACAACAAGTGCTTCTTGAATTAGAGAAAGCCATAAATATTTATTTAGAAAAAAACAACCTTACTTCCATTAAAGAAAGTTTAAAAATCCGAATTGAATATTCTCGTGATGAAAAATTCGGTGATTATTCATCTCCGTTTGCTTTGGAAAACAAAAACATCCTTAACAAAAATCCAAAAGAAATTGCGGAAGGAGTTTTAGCGGAAATTCAGAACCATACTTTTTTTGAATTTGTTACTTTTTCACCACCAGGGTTTATTAATTTCCGAATTCAAACAGAGTTTCTTAATCACTATGTTGCGTCTGTTATGTTTCCGAATGTATCATTTGCCGAAACACAAAAAAAGGAAAAAATACTTCTAGAGTTTGTTTCTGCAAATCCAACAGGACCTATGAACATTGTGTCTGCAAGATCTGCGGCCTATGGGGATGCGCTTGCAAATTTATTATCAAGTCTTGGCCATACCGTAAAACGAGAGTTTTATGTGAATGATTATGGGAACCAAGTGTATTTACTTGGAGTTGCTGTTTTACTTCGTATTTTTGAATCAAAGGGCGAAACCATCAGTTTCCAAGAAGAAGAGTCCGACATACCAGTGATCGAACTCATTAAAAAGAGAATTTTACCTAAAGAAAGTTATCGTGGTGAATACATCAAAGAAATTGTTATTCAATGTTTAGAAGATGAATCCCGGACAAAATTTATTTTTGATTCTGTATCTTCGGAAAAATGGGATGAGGTAATTGATTTTCTTTCTAAGTATGCGGTAGAATACAATTTAAGTCGGCAAAAAGAAGATTTGGCTCTTTTTGGAGTGAACTTTGACTTGTTTTTTAGTGAAAGAAGTTTGCATGAATCCGGGGACGTGGAGAAAGTTCCTACTATCTTAAAAAAAGAAGATGTAACCACAATTGATGGAAAACTTCACTTTCTCTCCACACTCTATGGTGATGATAAAGATCGTGTGATAAGACGGGAAGATGGTAGGCCTACTTACTTAATGGCGGACATCGCCTACCATTATAATAAATTCACACGAGGATTTGATACTCTCATCGATATTTGGGGACCTGACCACTATGGATATATTGCACGTTTGAAAGGTGCTGTGAAATCCTTTGGGAAATCAGATGATAGTTTCCGAGTCCTCATCGCCCAACAAGTGAACTTAATCGAAAACAAAGAAAAAGTGAAAATGAGTAAACGTTTGGGAATTTTCCAAACGATGCGCGATCTTTTGTCTTATTTAGGAAAACAAGGGAAAGATGTGGGACGATATTTCTTTTTAATGAGAAGTTCTGATGCACCTCTTGATTTTGATTTGGATTTGGCGAAGGATGAATCTGACAAAAATCCAGTGTTTTATATTCAATATGCACATGCAAGGATCTGCTCTATCTTTCGAGAATTACAAGTTCCGATGGACTTAAATCTTTTAAAGGAAGGAGTATCAGTTGAATTTTTAAAACAAGAAGAGCGAACAAGGCTTCTTTTTTGGGTAGCAAGACTTCAGGAAGAAGTTTATGACACTGCAACTAGTTTTGAACCACATCGTCTTACAAACTATCTACAATCCTTAAGTAAATCTTTCACAAAGTTTTATTCACAAAAAGACAATCGGATCAAAGACAAATCTGGAAACGAAAGAGATACCCTTTTGGCACTTGTGCTGTATACAAAGTATGCTTTAGAAAGTGGACTAAAACTTCTCGGAATATCAGCACCAGAGAAGATGTCAAAAGAAGAGACTTAA
- the recO gene encoding DNA repair protein RecO produces the protein MAIRKEKGIVIQSRDIGDSDRLISLAGESNVRMNFLSKGIRKSKRRAIITTEIGSLVELDFYDQAEKDWKSIKEVHLVNRYDELKSDYLGTLFVLYVTELTSFLYPEGESHPFLFQLLSGSLETSNEKGFQKQILPFFKLRALAHMGHFPTEFYCHTCGEEVLSKRAAYFSVGEREFLCSDCHPIPKDHLPVLKLFHTMLSKKFSNVLGIFTGESEYRDGDLILNQFLRSLFGKELKSYFEFYKTIGYL, from the coding sequence ATGGCCATTCGAAAGGAAAAAGGAATTGTGATACAGAGTCGTGATATTGGTGATAGTGACAGACTCATTAGTTTGGCGGGAGAATCCAATGTCAGGATGAATTTTCTAAGTAAGGGAATTCGTAAGTCCAAAAGGCGTGCCATCATTACAACGGAAATTGGATCTCTTGTGGAGCTTGATTTTTATGACCAAGCTGAAAAGGATTGGAAGTCCATTAAGGAGGTTCATTTAGTCAATCGTTATGATGAATTAAAATCTGATTATTTAGGGACTTTGTTTGTTTTGTATGTAACGGAACTAACATCGTTTCTTTATCCAGAGGGAGAAAGTCATCCTTTTTTGTTTCAACTTTTATCCGGGAGTTTAGAGACAAGTAACGAAAAGGGATTTCAAAAACAAATCCTTCCTTTTTTTAAATTACGTGCCCTGGCTCATATGGGCCATTTTCCTACCGAATTCTATTGTCACACCTGTGGGGAGGAAGTTCTTTCGAAAAGAGCGGCTTACTTTTCTGTGGGTGAACGTGAATTTTTGTGTTCTGATTGCCATCCTATCCCTAAAGATCATTTGCCTGTTTTGAAACTATTTCATACTATGTTATCAAAGAAATTTTCGAACGTGCTCGGGATTTTCACTGGGGAATCGGAATATAGAGATGGAGATTTGATTTTGAATCAGTTTTTGAGATCTCTATTCGGGAAAGAGTTAAAATCATACTTCGAGTTTTATAAAACAATAGGGTATTTATGA
- the ybeY gene encoding rRNA maturation RNase YbeY — translation MNSSLMVSTHLNDQWGGDIEIKSDLVLNNSERILKFLSPKFLQVLELSILLVDDELMKEINLERRGLSKTTDVLSFPLYSESPPIPIQILGEVVISMDTCRKQAKEVGHSVIDEFYRLLVHGILHLFGYDHETNEEDAIQMRKKEDECLELVFES, via the coding sequence ATGAATTCCTCACTTATGGTTTCCACCCACTTGAATGACCAGTGGGGTGGGGACATAGAAATTAAATCAGATCTTGTGTTAAATAATTCGGAACGTATACTTAAGTTTTTAAGTCCTAAGTTTTTACAAGTATTAGAACTTTCCATTCTACTTGTGGATGATGAATTGATGAAAGAAATCAATTTAGAAAGAAGGGGACTAAGTAAAACAACAGATGTACTTTCTTTTCCATTGTATTCTGAATCTCCTCCCATACCCATTCAGATCTTAGGGGAAGTTGTGATCTCAATGGATACTTGCCGTAAACAAGCCAAAGAAGTTGGTCACTCGGTAATCGATGAGTTTTACCGACTTCTGGTTCATGGAATCTTGCACTTGTTTGGTTATGACCATGAAACAAACGAAGAAGACGCCATCCAAATGCGAAAGAAAGAAGATGAATGTTTGGAATTGGTGTTTGAATCTTAA